The DNA segment TTGACAACCAGATGTAATGCTAAGTGTGATATCTGTACTCGGGACTCTCTTATTAAAAAGGGGCAGCTATATGTTGGCGATATGGGAAAAGATCTTATCAAACGTGTTATGGAGGAGATTAAGAAATTTCATAATGATGGAAGACGTATTTATTTTGTGCCTATGGGTTTAGGTGAACCGCTTTTATATAAGGGCTTATTTGACTTGTTTCAGGACATTAAATATATTTCAAAAAAAATTGGCATCGTACTTGTGACTAATGGACTTTCACTTGATGACCGTTGTTGTAAAGAACTTATTTCCTTGGGAATTGATGAAGTTACTGTCAGTTTAAATGCTATCAACGCTTCAAGTTATCAACAACATATGGGTGTGGATGGGTATGATAAAGTTTGTCATAATATTGAAAATTTAATAAATTTGCGTAACAAAAGTGGCAAAAAACTGCCGAATGTCTTCGTTCAATATATTGACTATGACAATAATCAAAAATTATTTCAAAAAGCTGTCAAGAGATGGTCGAACATAATGCGATACAACGACAAGTGTTATGTTCACCCTATTATGAATCAGGCTAATTTCTTTTTAGGCGAATGTACGTCCAAATATTCAGATGTGAGATATCCCTGCACTCAACCTCTATGGAGAATCGCAATAAAAGTTAATGGAGATATTTATCCATGTGATCCTAGTTTTTATTCCGGGAACCAAAAAATAACTTTTCTTTATCTGGGCAATATCATAAATAAAAGCCCCTTTGATATATTGATGAACAAAAAGAGCAAGCCATTTAAGATATTGGAAAGTATGCGAAAAGATGATTACTCACAAATTCCCGAATGTGCGAAGTGCAACACTTATAAATTAGAATGCAATTCTTATTTTGAACTTCCCAGGCCATTGAGGACTAAGGAATGTAAATGGCTATGAATAAAAAAACTGTTTTTGTTACTGGTGGAACAGGAAAGATCGGGCACTCTTTAGTTGCTCGCTTAGCATCACTTGGTTTTTGTGTAAAAGTATTATCAAGAAGGCAAGATTATCCTTGGGATGGGATTGATAACATCCAAATTATTAAGGGAGATATTCTTGATGAAGAGACTGTTCGAAAAGGGCTTGAAGGATGTGATTATTTGTTCCATCTGGCTGTTTACCAGAATATTAACGATAAAAGAAAAGACATGTTTCGACGAATTAATGTTGAAGGAACAAAAACAATTTTAAATTCTTCAATAAATTCAGGTATTGAGAGGGTTGTATATGTTTCCACGGCGATGGCCTTTCAGGCAACAGGAAAGCTTGAAAGAGATGAGAAATGGATTCAAAAAATCTCCTGTACATGTGACAATTATCTTCAGACAAAGATAGAAGCATTAGCGCTCGTCCGTCAGATGAAGAAAGTTTTACCCGTTGTTATTGTTTATCCAACGGCAGTTATAGATTTAAAGGATTTTTCTTCCTCAGCGCCGGTTCAATCTACAGGATGGCAAAATTTTTTGTGGAGAAGGGTAGGCGGAGGAATTCCAGGAGGTTTGATTAGTCTCATTGGTTCTAAAGACAGAATTTTTAATTATGTCGTTGTTGATGATTTGGTTGAGGGCATAATTCAGGCGGCGATAGTTGGTCAAGCCGGGGAAGAATATATTTTAGGAGGAGAGAATATCACGGCAGAGAATTATTTGCGCGCTGCTTCTCAACGAGTGAGTAAAAAAGTGTTTGCTTTTCGAATTCCGATTTATCCTTTTAAAGTCATTTCTCGATTTCGGCGATTCGTATCAGTAACGCCGATTATTAACTTAATATCGCAGAATTCCCAAGGCGATATGTGCTTTTCTTCTGAGAAAGCCATGAAAATTTTGGGATATAATCCAAAGCTAAAACTTTAAAACAATGGCGGAAGTATTACTTTTTAATCAGTATTTTACTTCAGATGCAAAATCTCCAGATAGGATATTGGCGACGCTGCCAATAAATCTATTATGTCTTGGCTCATATTTAAAAGACAAAGACATAAGTTGTAAAATATACGAATTAGGAATCTTTGATTTCGATAAAATTATTGTAAAAAATGACAGGATAAGATGCGGAATTAGCGATGAAGAAATAATATCTATAATAAAAAATGAGGCTCCAAAGATAATAGGTCTGGGATGTGTGTATTCAAGGCATTATATTGATATCATATCAATAACCAGATTAATAAAAAAAATAGATCCTTTTATAAAAGTTGTACTGGGCGGTAATCATGCTACTGCTTTTTACGATATGGTGTTAAAAGAACCAACCGTTGATTTTGTAGTAAGGGGCGAGGGAGAAATAACATTCCATGAATTATGCGATGAAATTCTTTCCAATAACAATGGGTTTAAAAATATAAGCGGACTTGCCTATAATTCCGATGGAAGTATTCTAAAGACCAAAGATAGAGAATTAATTAAAGATCTGGATGAGCTGCCTAATGATTATTCGCTTTTAGATGTCGAACAATACGCTAATGTTGCTTATACAACGCCATTTTTGATGAGATATCCTGCTATTGGAATCATCTCCAGCCGTGGATGTCCTGGCAATTGTATATATTGTACAGTTAAAGCAGTTTGGGGGAGAACATGGAGAGCTAAAAGCGCAAAAAAGACAGTTGATGAGATGGAATTACTTTATAAGAATTACGGGGTCAAGGAAATTTTATTTTTAGACGATAGCGCCTCTATTGATAAAAAAAGATGGAGCAGTATATGTGACGAAATTATAAATAGAAAATTGAATATAAGATGGACAACGCCTAACGGGATTGCGCATTGGACACTAGACAAACCAATTTTAAAAAAAATGTATAAATCAGGTTGTTATCGAATTACCTTTGGTATTGAATCAGGTAATCCTGAAACAAGGAAATTTTTAGGTAAATCCTTTCCGCTTTCTCAAGCAAAGGAGATAATTGAGTACGCAAATAAAATAGGTATGTGGACGATCTGTACAAACATATTGGGGTTTCCATATGAAACGGGGAAAGCAATGGAGGATACTATAAAATTTGCGCAAAAGTCAGGAACAGATTTTGCAACATTTTATCTACTTGCTCCTTTAGTTACTTCTGATGTTTACAACTGTTTCAAAAAAGAAGGCTTACTTAATTTCGATCATATCTTTAAGGATAACGTCTTTGATGAAAAAAAATACGAGGAAATGAACAAGATAGTCAACGACGGAGGTACGCCTACGAAGAATTTCAGCCCCGAAGAACTAAAACGGATCCAAGAAAAAGCTTATAGAAGATTTCTTATTTATCGCTTAATAACCTATATCGTTAAACCAGCGCATTTATTGAGAAAAATACGGTCTGTAGAAAGTCTGATGTATACGATAAGACTTATATCATCGGGGTTAAAAATTTTCATAAAGACTTTTTATAAAAAAACAACCAAGGCGTTGTTATATGAATAAGAATGTTAGCTTATAAGAAAGGGCTGAGATGAATACAGGAGAAAGACCTATTTCAGATTCATTTGAATCATTACCCTCGCTTATGAAAGAAACGTATAAACTTTGTATAGAATATGTCAAAAATAAAGACGTATTAGATATTGGCTGCGGTGAAGGTTATGTAGATCTGTATCTCAGTGATGTGGCTAAACATGTGGCTGGCATAGATGTTGATCAAGGAGTTGTAGACAAAGCAAATAAACTATTTTCCGAAAAAAATATGACTTTTTATAGAATGTCAGGTGATGATTTAAAATTCCAATCTAATTCATTTGATGTTATTATATCGTCGCAGTCTATTGAGCATATGAAAAATGATGAAAAATTCTTAAGCGAGGTACATAGGCTATTGAAAAACAATGGGATTTTTATTTGTACAACACCTAATAAACTTGCAATGGTTCCTCCGGGTGAAAAGATATATAATGATCCGTTTTATCCATTTCACGTTAGAGAATACATGCCCCATCAATTCTATGGTTTATTGAGCAAGTATTTCAGAGAAGTCAAAAAGGTCTGTTTTTATAATCCTGATCGAAGCCTAAAATTGATTAAAAATCCAAGAGCAAAATTTATTTATCGAATAAGCCGTTTTAGAATCGTTAGGTGGCTTGGCAGAAATTCACCGTTAAGCCTAAAAGAATTTATTTTGTTTTTTAGGCAGAAGGAGTTAAAACCAAAAGATATGGGAACAGCTGTTTGTGATTATAACGATAAGTTAGACCTAGTTCCAGAAGTTTTATGCGGTATATGTATAAAAATAGCCGAGAGGAATAAAAAGGGGAAAGATTCTGAATGAATATAAAACCTAATCAATATATTTTCTTTTTAATATTATACATAGTTTTACTAGCACTCGCGTTAGCCCCTTATTATATAAACAATACAATTATATTAGGTATGGAAGGCGACTATGTTTTGGATTTTTCCGCTCATTTAAGCAAATTTACTTTTATGTGGTTTCCCGTCTATGGCGTTGGTTTACAAAATATGTCTCCGAGCGGGACAGGTCTTAATATTCTTTTGCTTTGCTTAATTGAAAAGTTGACAGGAAGTATACCTATCACGAATTTTGTTTTAATATTTTCAATTTATTTCTTTCCCTTTTTAGCCATGTATTTAGTATGTAAGGCAATAAAAGCAACTCCTTTTACCTCGTTTGCTATAGCGCTCTTTTATGTTTTTAATCCTTTTGTACTTTATTATCTGACTTGCATAAATCAATGGAATGTTTTTGGTGTGACTGTAATGCCCATGTTTTTATGGGTTATCTTGAAGTACTATCATAGCAATTTTAAATTATTCTTTTTCTTTGG comes from the bacterium genome and includes:
- a CDS encoding radical SAM protein, with product MIGKIRRFLSPAAKEKILNSLPYKFLTRIRLHRHEIRFSCELTTRCNAKCDICTRDSLIKKGQLYVGDMGKDLIKRVMEEIKKFHNDGRRIYFVPMGLGEPLLYKGLFDLFQDIKYISKKIGIVLVTNGLSLDDRCCKELISLGIDEVTVSLNAINASSYQQHMGVDGYDKVCHNIENLINLRNKSGKKLPNVFVQYIDYDNNQKLFQKAVKRWSNIMRYNDKCYVHPIMNQANFFLGECTSKYSDVRYPCTQPLWRIAIKVNGDIYPCDPSFYSGNQKITFLYLGNIINKSPFDILMNKKSKPFKILESMRKDDYSQIPECAKCNTYKLECNSYFELPRPLRTKECKWL
- a CDS encoding NAD-dependent epimerase/dehydratase family protein — encoded protein: MNKKTVFVTGGTGKIGHSLVARLASLGFCVKVLSRRQDYPWDGIDNIQIIKGDILDEETVRKGLEGCDYLFHLAVYQNINDKRKDMFRRINVEGTKTILNSSINSGIERVVYVSTAMAFQATGKLERDEKWIQKISCTCDNYLQTKIEALALVRQMKKVLPVVIVYPTAVIDLKDFSSSAPVQSTGWQNFLWRRVGGGIPGGLISLIGSKDRIFNYVVVDDLVEGIIQAAIVGQAGEEYILGGENITAENYLRAASQRVSKKVFAFRIPIYPFKVISRFRRFVSVTPIINLISQNSQGDMCFSSEKAMKILGYNPKLKL
- a CDS encoding B12-binding domain-containing radical SAM protein, producing MAEVLLFNQYFTSDAKSPDRILATLPINLLCLGSYLKDKDISCKIYELGIFDFDKIIVKNDRIRCGISDEEIISIIKNEAPKIIGLGCVYSRHYIDIISITRLIKKIDPFIKVVLGGNHATAFYDMVLKEPTVDFVVRGEGEITFHELCDEILSNNNGFKNISGLAYNSDGSILKTKDRELIKDLDELPNDYSLLDVEQYANVAYTTPFLMRYPAIGIISSRGCPGNCIYCTVKAVWGRTWRAKSAKKTVDEMELLYKNYGVKEILFLDDSASIDKKRWSSICDEIINRKLNIRWTTPNGIAHWTLDKPILKKMYKSGCYRITFGIESGNPETRKFLGKSFPLSQAKEIIEYANKIGMWTICTNILGFPYETGKAMEDTIKFAQKSGTDFATFYLLAPLVTSDVYNCFKKEGLLNFDHIFKDNVFDEKKYEEMNKIVNDGGTPTKNFSPEELKRIQEKAYRRFLIYRLITYIVKPAHLLRKIRSVESLMYTIRLISSGLKIFIKTFYKKTTKALLYE
- a CDS encoding class I SAM-dependent methyltransferase; this translates as MNTGERPISDSFESLPSLMKETYKLCIEYVKNKDVLDIGCGEGYVDLYLSDVAKHVAGIDVDQGVVDKANKLFSEKNMTFYRMSGDDLKFQSNSFDVIISSQSIEHMKNDEKFLSEVHRLLKNNGIFICTTPNKLAMVPPGEKIYNDPFYPFHVREYMPHQFYGLLSKYFREVKKVCFYNPDRSLKLIKNPRAKFIYRISRFRIVRWLGRNSPLSLKEFILFFRQKELKPKDMGTAVCDYNDKLDLVPEVLCGICIKIAERNKKGKDSE